In Rheinheimera sp. MM224, one DNA window encodes the following:
- a CDS encoding GGDEF domain-containing protein, translating to MNSHPGSELLISFILLLALVAGIAWGFMARPLRIAPKASIRFFFANMSLSLGIYLLTLRTASASLLSSFLADIAILSSFMLMGWGIQHLFKLHSSLKRDGLLLLLTSLLMLAVHLQQLDPVFLAVIFSVTATVFLYVASQNNFQAIQKDFGFAAACLMSAPLFIVAAVFFVRSLILLWPGTDADRFVTTVTAEAIPFLWCCIVLTLTVNIVMIGGALARLVAKIRQFAERDQLTGLWNRRAVLKKLQEMHEQWQKQQQSYSLILLDLDHFKLINDSLGHDAGDAALRRCATTLSAVVRTQDLVSRYGGEEFLLLFPGVAATELPLIAEKIRATLAGCQLIWQNQPIELSASLGYITVYTGAKAEHLLTLADHAMYKAKAEGRNKACSAVIS from the coding sequence ATGAATAGTCATCCTGGATCAGAACTTCTGATCTCTTTTATCTTGTTGTTAGCTTTGGTCGCAGGGATCGCCTGGGGTTTTATGGCAAGACCATTGCGTATAGCGCCTAAAGCCAGTATTCGCTTTTTTTTCGCCAATATGTCGTTAAGCCTCGGTATCTACTTACTGACTTTACGCACAGCAAGCGCTAGTTTACTCAGCAGCTTTTTGGCTGATATCGCCATATTGTCCAGCTTTATGCTGATGGGCTGGGGTATTCAACACTTATTTAAACTGCATTCAAGCCTAAAACGCGATGGCCTGCTGCTTCTGCTCACCAGTCTGTTGATGCTGGCAGTTCATTTACAACAGCTGGATCCTGTCTTTTTGGCCGTCATTTTTTCAGTCACTGCCACTGTGTTTTTATACGTCGCCAGCCAAAACAACTTTCAAGCCATACAAAAAGATTTTGGTTTTGCTGCCGCTTGTCTGATGTCAGCCCCGCTTTTTATTGTGGCCGCTGTCTTTTTCGTCCGGAGCCTAATCTTGCTCTGGCCAGGAACTGATGCCGACCGCTTTGTGACCACAGTCACAGCTGAAGCTATCCCCTTTTTATGGTGCTGTATCGTTCTGACGCTGACTGTTAATATTGTGATGATCGGGGGCGCTTTAGCCCGCCTGGTTGCCAAAATCCGTCAGTTTGCTGAGCGGGATCAACTCACAGGTTTATGGAATAGAAGAGCGGTATTAAAAAAGCTGCAGGAAATGCATGAGCAATGGCAAAAACAGCAACAAAGTTACAGCCTGATTTTGCTGGATTTAGACCACTTTAAACTGATTAATGACAGCTTAGGTCATGATGCAGGAGACGCAGCACTGCGCCGCTGTGCCACAACTTTGTCTGCTGTTGTGCGCACTCAGGACTTAGTCAGTCGTTATGGTGGCGAAGAGTTTTTATTATTATTCCCGGGCGTTGCCGCAACAGAGCTTCCTCTCATCGCCGAAAAAATCCGGGCGACTCTTGCTGGCTGCCAGTTGATTTGGCAAAACCAGCCAATAGAGCTCAGCGCCAGTCTGGGCTACATCACTGTGTACACTGGTGCAAAGGCAGAGCATCTGCTGACATTAGCAGACCATGCGATGTACAAAGCGAAAGCAGAAGGCCGTAATAAAGCCTGCTCTGCCGTGATCAGTTAA
- a CDS encoding glycoside hydrolase family 16 protein, with protein MHHKLSYYVVSPVAALLLGGCGTSDSAKVTSTIEKPQWQLVWQDEFSGHQLDLTKWSFEVNCAGGGNNERQCYTNRVENATVKDGVLSITALKENFSGPAAQDDTAHYDPKVTTQGEFTSARLRSKGKGDWTYGRFEIKAKLPSGQGSWPAIWMLPTEWRYGGWASSGEIDIMEAVNLGTVTDDTTAPGQSEQRVHGTLHYGRRPPGNLYSGSSYKASHFKPTEQFHVYALEWEEGEIRWYVDHVHYATQTQQGWYSQSLSKDGVWQQAAGAAPFDQPFHLLLNLAVGGNWPENVNEKGVDLTIWPQQMQVDYVRVYQCSADTSDGKGCGTKSTAAKLVPGYQPPVLPAG; from the coding sequence ATGCACCACAAGCTCTCTTATTATGTTGTAAGCCCAGTCGCTGCTTTGCTGTTGGGCGGCTGCGGTACCAGCGACTCAGCGAAAGTAACTTCGACAATTGAAAAGCCACAATGGCAATTAGTCTGGCAAGATGAGTTCTCCGGCCATCAGCTCGATTTAACTAAATGGAGCTTTGAAGTGAACTGCGCCGGGGGCGGTAATAACGAGCGCCAGTGTTATACCAACAGAGTTGAAAACGCCACAGTCAAAGACGGTGTACTCAGCATCACCGCGCTTAAAGAAAACTTCTCTGGCCCAGCAGCTCAGGACGATACAGCCCACTACGATCCAAAGGTGACCACTCAAGGTGAATTTACTTCAGCACGCCTTCGCAGCAAAGGGAAAGGGGACTGGACCTATGGTCGCTTTGAAATCAAAGCGAAATTACCATCAGGACAAGGTAGCTGGCCTGCCATTTGGATGTTACCTACAGAGTGGCGTTATGGTGGCTGGGCTTCTTCCGGTGAAATTGACATTATGGAAGCAGTGAATCTTGGTACTGTCACTGATGATACAACGGCTCCGGGTCAAAGCGAGCAAAGGGTTCATGGCACTTTGCATTATGGCAGGCGGCCTCCGGGCAATCTCTATTCAGGCTCCAGCTATAAAGCCAGCCACTTTAAGCCCACGGAACAATTTCATGTTTACGCGCTGGAATGGGAAGAAGGAGAAATTCGCTGGTATGTCGATCACGTACACTACGCCACTCAAACCCAACAAGGCTGGTATAGTCAGTCTTTATCTAAGGACGGCGTCTGGCAGCAAGCTGCTGGTGCAGCACCTTTTGATCAGCCTTTTCATTTACTACTGAATCTGGCTGTAGGCGGCAACTGGCCGGAAAACGTCAACGAAAAAGGCGTGGATCTGACCATCTGGCCACAACAGATGCAGGTCGATTATGTTCGGGTTTACCAATGCTCAGCTGACACATCAGATGGTAAAGGCTGCGGCACGAAAAGCACTGCGGCAAAACTGGTTCCTGGCTATCAGCCGCCGGTTTTACCCGCAGGCTGA
- a CDS encoding serine hydrolase domain-containing protein, producing MFSAAGKQLFYGALLFCVFFPVLAQSQQAQQTKLHVSAASDAFLVQKKPVEQGLNELVLQQLLLQIQNKAKPGYQQVHSLLLYKSGALVVEHYQKGNNDFINFEQGIKLVKGQQDFVWSIDQPHYVASVTKAVTATLTGIALKQTGLTVDSTLAQLLPKHPMIKADPLKAGISLHQLLSMQAGFVWDEWTGDDLVKLWQQRNFVDYLLQQSNTGPGKSWAYNSALPNLVLHLIQRELKQPLQPWAKRQLFDKLGFSQYRWDIQPDGVPEGSARLWLRPRDMLKLGVLYLQQGQWQGEQLLPSGWVQHMTSRQATSPAGDYGYYFWLRQQDGVAYYTAEGDGGQYIAVFPTLDMVLVLTQGNYLQWPVYKAQADRIIQQLILSTQAQPAGKTGG from the coding sequence ATGTTCTCTGCTGCAGGCAAACAGCTGTTCTATGGTGCTCTGTTGTTTTGTGTTTTTTTTCCTGTGCTGGCACAGAGCCAGCAGGCACAACAGACTAAGCTCCACGTGAGTGCCGCGTCCGATGCTTTTTTAGTGCAGAAAAAGCCAGTAGAGCAAGGGCTGAATGAGCTGGTGTTGCAGCAACTTCTGCTGCAAATTCAGAATAAAGCCAAGCCTGGTTATCAGCAGGTACATAGCCTACTGTTGTATAAATCCGGTGCTTTGGTAGTTGAGCACTATCAAAAGGGCAATAACGACTTTATCAACTTTGAACAAGGGATAAAGTTGGTCAAAGGTCAGCAGGATTTTGTCTGGTCTATTGATCAACCCCATTATGTTGCTTCAGTGACAAAAGCTGTGACAGCCACCTTAACGGGAATCGCCTTAAAGCAAACAGGTTTGACTGTCGACAGTACGTTGGCGCAGCTATTACCCAAGCATCCCATGATCAAAGCTGACCCGCTCAAAGCCGGTATTAGCCTGCATCAGTTATTGTCGATGCAGGCTGGTTTTGTCTGGGATGAATGGACAGGCGATGATTTGGTAAAACTGTGGCAGCAGCGAAATTTTGTCGATTACCTGCTGCAACAGTCGAATACCGGGCCAGGCAAAAGCTGGGCTTATAACAGTGCTTTACCCAATCTGGTGTTACACCTGATACAGCGTGAGCTAAAGCAGCCGTTGCAGCCTTGGGCTAAACGGCAACTGTTTGATAAATTAGGATTTAGCCAGTATCGCTGGGACATTCAGCCGGATGGCGTACCTGAAGGCTCGGCTCGTTTATGGCTTCGACCCCGCGATATGCTCAAGTTAGGAGTTTTGTATTTGCAGCAAGGCCAGTGGCAAGGAGAGCAATTGCTGCCCTCTGGCTGGGTGCAACACATGACCAGCCGCCAGGCAACTAGCCCTGCTGGCGATTACGGCTACTATTTCTGGCTACGACAGCAGGATGGAGTCGCTTATTACACAGCTGAAGGCGATGGTGGTCAGTACATTGCAGTATTTCCAACTCTGGATATGGTGCTGGTGCTGACACAAGGTAATTACCTGCAATGGCCTGTCTATAAAGCCCAGGCCGATCGTATTATTCAGCAGTTAATTTTAAGTACCCAAGCTCAGCCTGCGGGTAAAACCGGCGGCTGA
- a CDS encoding oxidoreductase, which translates to MIKTAVIGYGLSAKTFHLPFILLQPELELVAISSSQPELRLDYPDIKHYQNADELIRLSDAELVVITSPNDSHYPLAKQALLAGKHVLVEKPFVLTEAEGRELFELADQKQRQLFVYHNRRFDGDFLTLQQLLQSAELGSIRYFESHFDRFRPVPRPRWRELQGEGTGILYDLGPHLIDQAIALFGAPAALTARCRALRQGSDAVDYFHLMLHYADKEVVLHSSPFCALPTTRFILQGDLGCYHKTGLDPQEDALRAGQKPVGAQWGLEPQTMYGVVANADGQKTYPTLAGNYQLFYQQLVAALQHGKTSPVSATEALQGIRLIELALHSQQRGCTVEF; encoded by the coding sequence ATGATCAAAACTGCCGTTATTGGCTATGGCTTGTCTGCCAAAACCTTTCATTTGCCTTTTATTTTGCTACAACCAGAGCTTGAGCTGGTGGCGATCAGCAGTAGCCAGCCCGAATTGCGGCTGGATTATCCGGATATAAAGCATTACCAAAATGCTGATGAGCTTATCCGTTTATCGGATGCAGAGCTTGTAGTCATCACCTCACCTAATGACAGTCATTACCCGCTGGCAAAACAAGCTTTGCTGGCCGGAAAACATGTGTTGGTGGAAAAACCTTTTGTGTTGACGGAGGCGGAGGGGCGGGAGCTGTTTGAGCTGGCTGACCAAAAACAACGCCAGCTTTTTGTTTACCATAACAGGCGGTTTGACGGCGACTTTCTGACGCTACAGCAGTTGCTACAGTCGGCTGAACTGGGATCTATCCGTTATTTTGAATCGCACTTTGACCGTTTCCGGCCTGTACCAAGGCCACGCTGGCGTGAATTGCAAGGAGAGGGGACCGGGATTTTATATGACCTGGGGCCACATCTGATTGATCAGGCCATCGCCTTATTTGGTGCCCCAGCAGCATTAACGGCACGCTGTCGCGCTTTACGTCAGGGCAGTGACGCTGTGGACTATTTTCATTTGATGTTGCACTACGCCGACAAAGAAGTCGTGCTGCATTCCAGCCCTTTTTGTGCGCTGCCAACCACTCGTTTTATTCTGCAGGGTGATTTAGGTTGTTACCATAAAACAGGCTTGGATCCACAGGAAGATGCATTAAGAGCAGGTCAAAAACCTGTTGGTGCACAGTGGGGATTGGAGCCGCAAACCATGTATGGGGTAGTGGCTAATGCCGATGGACAAAAAACTTATCCAACTTTAGCCGGCAATTATCAGCTGTTTTATCAGCAACTGGTGGCCGCTTTGCAGCATGGCAAAACCAGCCCTGTTTCTGCAACCGAAGCTTTGCAAGGCATTCGGTTGATAGAACTGGCGCTGCATAGTCAGCAGCGTGGCTGCACAGTGGAGTTCTGA
- a CDS encoding TIGR03503 family protein, which yields MAKLIYLLMLCFSLQLWAQDATTTTEAKQAVDDPTGLSLLPDLAAKNQIPLFDNRFRIDYEVEEITMVFFRKRGSPSIILVRPDGSKINVVNASKQDVDWYDDQTYDLIKIKKPTPGPWQALGQILPESKIMVLTDIELKVDPLPDHLMTGETIKVTATLTNGGKPIVAKDFRDLLRLDVLFISSNDAEYENFGAGVIELTTLTDDGRNFDERPRDGIFTGEFKLEMKPGLWQPKFVVKTPLYTREVTQEPVILHKSPISYEVAQATKAEDLHWLTFKVTDPMINPQSVALQGKVRFPNNEVQSFTLGESAEVDKKLKIVNYASGTYKVESTLFAQTVNGRDVVITLPMTSFVAEVVEPVPVAPAVTEEGAASTEAAQLAKTAAALPAIEPVVEEEKSFPWVLVILSNIIILGGGGFAIWMVATDRSFKTLFSKKNNSMDLDSLAMPGASEAKMSSAAQKNARKNDIMELSLPDD from the coding sequence GTGGCGAAATTAATTTATCTGTTGATGCTCTGTTTTAGCCTGCAGCTTTGGGCGCAGGATGCCACTACAACAACAGAAGCGAAACAAGCTGTTGACGATCCAACAGGCTTAAGTCTGTTACCGGACTTAGCTGCCAAAAACCAGATCCCGCTCTTTGATAACAGATTCCGCATCGATTACGAAGTGGAGGAAATTACCATGGTGTTTTTCCGTAAAAGGGGCTCGCCTTCCATTATTTTGGTCAGGCCTGATGGCAGCAAAATCAATGTGGTGAATGCCAGCAAACAGGACGTCGACTGGTATGACGATCAAACTTATGATTTGATTAAAATTAAAAAACCTACTCCGGGTCCATGGCAAGCATTAGGGCAAATTTTGCCAGAAAGCAAAATTATGGTGCTGACGGATATCGAACTGAAAGTGGATCCATTGCCTGATCATTTAATGACAGGCGAAACCATTAAAGTCACAGCGACACTGACCAATGGCGGTAAGCCCATAGTTGCCAAGGACTTCCGTGATTTATTACGTCTGGATGTACTTTTTATCAGTAGCAATGATGCAGAGTACGAGAACTTTGGTGCCGGTGTTATTGAACTGACGACTTTGACTGATGATGGCCGTAACTTTGATGAACGGCCACGGGATGGTATTTTCACCGGCGAATTTAAGTTAGAGATGAAGCCAGGGTTGTGGCAACCTAAATTTGTTGTAAAGACACCTTTGTACACTCGAGAAGTGACACAGGAGCCAGTGATTTTACATAAAAGCCCAATCAGCTATGAGGTTGCACAGGCAACAAAAGCTGAAGACCTGCATTGGCTGACCTTTAAAGTGACAGATCCAATGATTAACCCTCAGTCTGTTGCCTTGCAGGGGAAAGTCCGTTTCCCTAACAATGAAGTGCAAAGTTTTACTTTGGGCGAAAGTGCCGAAGTGGATAAAAAGCTGAAAATTGTTAATTACGCCAGCGGCACCTATAAAGTAGAGAGCACCTTGTTTGCTCAAACTGTCAATGGGCGTGATGTGGTGATCACATTGCCTATGACTTCTTTTGTCGCTGAAGTTGTTGAACCTGTGCCTGTTGCTCCTGCCGTCACTGAAGAAGGTGCTGCATCCACAGAAGCGGCGCAGCTTGCGAAAACTGCAGCAGCTTTACCAGCTATTGAGCCTGTAGTGGAAGAAGAGAAATCCTTTCCCTGGGTATTAGTGATCCTGAGCAATATAATCATTCTGGGTGGTGGTGGTTTTGCTATCTGGATGGTTGCCACGGATCGTTCATTTAAGACCTTGTTCTCGAAAAAGAATAACTCGATGGATTTAGATAGCCTGGCGATGCCGGGAGCTTCTGAAGCAAAAATGAGCAGCGCGGCACAAAAAAACGCCAGGAAAAACGACATTATGGAACTTTCTTTGCCGGATGATTAA
- the dnaQ gene encoding DNA polymerase III subunit epsilon gives MLKRQIVLDTETTGLSPQEGHRIIEIGCVELINRRLTGNNFHVYLQPDRLIDQEAIAVHGITNEFLIGKQRFAEIAQQFCQYIAGAELVIHNAAFDVGFINHEFNLLRPALAPVTDICGVLDTLKMAREAHPGQKNNLDALCRRYDINNSHRTLHGALLDAEILADVYLAMTGGQVSLNLANDEQAAAQQNVVVGQLKRTSRLPVVFASEAELQSHEQRLDLVQKKGGSCLWRN, from the coding sequence ATGCTGAAAAGACAGATAGTACTCGACACCGAAACCACAGGTTTAAGCCCGCAAGAAGGCCACCGCATCATTGAAATTGGTTGCGTGGAGCTGATTAACCGCCGCCTGACTGGCAATAACTTCCATGTCTATTTGCAGCCCGACCGGCTGATTGATCAGGAAGCTATAGCGGTTCACGGTATTACCAATGAGTTTTTAATTGGTAAACAACGTTTTGCCGAAATAGCACAGCAGTTTTGCCAGTACATAGCTGGCGCTGAACTGGTGATCCATAACGCGGCGTTTGACGTCGGCTTTATTAATCACGAGTTTAATCTGCTACGCCCGGCACTTGCTCCTGTAACCGATATATGTGGTGTGCTGGATACGTTAAAAATGGCACGGGAAGCGCATCCTGGGCAGAAAAATAACCTCGATGCCCTGTGCCGTCGTTACGACATCAACAACAGCCACCGTACCTTACACGGCGCCTTGTTGGATGCTGAAATTCTGGCTGATGTTTATCTGGCGATGACAGGGGGTCAGGTGAGCTTAAATTTAGCCAATGATGAACAAGCCGCAGCGCAACAAAATGTAGTGGTAGGGCAACTCAAACGAACCAGTCGTTTACCTGTGGTGTTTGCCTCTGAAGCGGAATTGCAGTCTCACGAGCAACGTCTGGATCTGGTGCAGAAAAAAGGAGGGAGTTGCTTGTGGCGAAATTAA
- the rnhA gene encoding ribonuclease HI yields the protein MRKTVAIYTDGSCLGNPGPGGYGVVLRYQQHQKEMSGGYKQTTNNRMELLAAIVGLESLTQPCDVDLTTDSQYVRLGITQWLANWKKNNWKTSQKEPVKNQDLWRRLDAACQGHKVNWHWVKGHAGHPENERCDELARVAATHQATEVDEGFQPSA from the coding sequence ATGCGTAAAACAGTAGCAATCTATACAGACGGGTCTTGTCTTGGAAACCCGGGACCTGGTGGTTACGGCGTAGTTTTACGCTATCAACAGCATCAAAAAGAAATGTCTGGTGGCTACAAGCAAACCACCAATAACCGCATGGAATTGCTGGCTGCTATTGTCGGTCTGGAAAGTTTAACTCAACCTTGTGATGTGGATTTAACCACAGACAGCCAATATGTTCGTTTGGGTATTACGCAGTGGCTGGCCAACTGGAAAAAAAACAACTGGAAAACCAGTCAGAAAGAACCTGTAAAAAACCAGGATTTATGGCGCCGTTTAGATGCAGCCTGTCAGGGGCATAAAGTAAATTGGCATTGGGTAAAAGGGCATGCCGGGCATCCTGAAAACGAGCGTTGTGATGAATTAGCGCGGGTTGCTGCAACCCATCAGGCGACAGAAGTGGATGAGGGTTTTCAGCCATCCGCCTGA
- a CDS encoding sulfite exporter TauE/SafE family protein — translation MSALVLISALIIGLSVGLLGSGGSILTVPVLVHLVQLPEKVAIVSSLGVVAQISFIALLPYLWRRHLDFVLFKRFAVPAFFGTLLGVALAQWLHSSVQLLILAVLMLGSAANMWRKTIWQWQIQSPWLLAALAMSLGMLTGLVGVGGGFLIVPLLLAVTVIPMSGAIACSLALIFLQSSTGFISHYWLMSAQGETLPLELIGWLGLIGACGSLLGIILSAYIPQLWVRKTFSALLVGTAVSLLWPIVR, via the coding sequence ATGTCGGCTCTGGTACTGATTTCAGCCTTAATTATCGGCTTAAGTGTGGGTTTGTTAGGTTCAGGCGGCTCAATTCTGACCGTACCTGTGCTGGTGCATTTAGTGCAGTTACCAGAAAAAGTGGCCATAGTCTCGTCTTTGGGTGTGGTGGCTCAAATCAGCTTTATCGCTTTATTGCCTTATCTGTGGCGTCGTCATCTCGACTTTGTTTTATTTAAACGTTTTGCGGTTCCGGCTTTTTTTGGGACTCTACTGGGTGTTGCTTTAGCTCAATGGCTGCACTCTTCTGTGCAACTGCTGATCCTAGCCGTTTTGATGCTAGGCAGCGCGGCTAATATGTGGCGCAAGACCATTTGGCAGTGGCAAATCCAGTCTCCCTGGCTGTTGGCTGCTCTGGCGATGTCTTTAGGTATGTTAACTGGTTTGGTTGGTGTTGGCGGTGGTTTCTTAATAGTGCCGTTGTTGCTGGCTGTTACTGTGATCCCAATGTCTGGAGCTATAGCCTGTAGTCTGGCGCTTATTTTCCTGCAAAGCAGCACGGGTTTTATCAGCCATTATTGGTTGATGTCTGCCCAGGGCGAAACTTTACCGCTGGAGCTGATTGGTTGGTTAGGCTTGATAGGTGCTTGTGGTAGCCTGCTCGGCATTATCTTGTCCGCTTACATTCCCCAGTTATGGGTGCGGAAAACCTTTTCCGCACTGTTGGTTGGTACAGCAGTTTCGCTGCTCTGGCCAATAGTCCGCTGA
- a CDS encoding glutathione peroxidase — MKTMKKMLTAALLLSASGVAFANSCGEILGHSLPQLRKKETLDLCETYKGKTLLIVNTASKCGFTPQFKSLQALYEKYQDKGLVVLGFPSDDFMQEHDDAEKTAEVCYINYGVTFPMFATSAVRGDDVNPVFKALIAKTGEKPSWNFNKYLVSKDEQQVKHFGSKVSPDDADFLKEVEALLKAD, encoded by the coding sequence ATGAAAACAATGAAGAAAATGCTGACTGCAGCACTGTTGCTCAGCGCGAGCGGCGTCGCCTTTGCCAATAGCTGTGGCGAAATTTTGGGCCATTCACTGCCGCAGTTACGTAAAAAAGAAACTCTGGATTTATGTGAAACCTACAAAGGTAAAACCTTGCTGATTGTGAATACCGCCAGTAAATGTGGTTTTACGCCGCAGTTTAAATCTCTGCAGGCGTTATACGAAAAATATCAGGATAAAGGTTTAGTAGTATTAGGTTTCCCGTCAGATGATTTTATGCAGGAGCATGATGACGCGGAAAAAACGGCTGAAGTCTGTTACATCAACTACGGTGTGACTTTCCCCATGTTTGCCACCAGCGCTGTGCGTGGTGATGACGTGAACCCGGTATTTAAAGCTTTAATCGCCAAAACAGGTGAAAAGCCGTCCTGGAATTTCAACAAGTATTTGGTTAGCAAAGATGAGCAGCAGGTCAAACACTTTGGCAGTAAAGTCTCACCAGATGATGCTGATTTTTTGAAAGAAGTAGAAGCTTTATTAAAAGCTGACTAA
- a CDS encoding DUF2750 domain-containing protein produces MGEYSHDPVFQNFIAEAKTHGVVWTLANGEDLLVVESVDFEDTDVMPFWSSQEAALVHCSEEWSDYKPEAIPLDVFCEGWLQEMYDDGVLIGTNWDESLNGPEVEPREILEALALVQ; encoded by the coding sequence ATGGGCGAATATTCACATGATCCGGTGTTTCAAAATTTTATTGCTGAAGCCAAAACTCATGGCGTGGTTTGGACTTTAGCAAACGGCGAAGATTTGCTGGTGGTCGAGTCTGTTGATTTTGAAGATACAGACGTGATGCCATTCTGGTCTAGTCAGGAAGCGGCTTTAGTGCACTGTTCTGAAGAATGGTCAGATTACAAACCTGAAGCTATTCCACTGGATGTATTCTGTGAAGGCTGGTTACAAGAAATGTACGACGACGGCGTACTGATTGGCACCAACTGGGATGAATCTTTAAATGGCCCTGAAGTTGAGCCGCGTGAAATTTTAGAAGCTTTGGCTTTAGTGCAATAA
- the ettA gene encoding energy-dependent translational throttle protein EttA: MAQYIYSMYRMSKVVPPKRTILKDISLSFFPGAKIGVLGLNGSGKSSLLRIMAGVDTEFDGEARPLAGINIGYLPQEPQLDPEKTVREVVEEAVSDVKNALTRLDQVYAAYAEENADFDALAREQGELEAIIQAKEGHNLDNILDRAADALRLPAWDAVIKNLSGGERRRVAICRLLLEKPDMLLLDEPTNHLDAESVAWLERFLHDYTGTVVAITHDRYFLDNVAGWILELDRGEGIPWEGNYSSWLEQKDARLEQEERSENARQRSIKQELEWVRTNPKGRHAKSKARMARFEELQSQDFQKRNETNELFIPPGPRLGDKVLEVKNLRKTFGDRVLIDDLSFSIPKGAIVGIIGPNGAGKSTLFKMITGMEQADGGTIEVGDTVQIASVDQFRDSMNPKNTVWQEISNGQDILQIGNFQIPSRAYVGRFNFKGNDQQKFIGELSGGERNRVHLAALLKAGGNMLLLDEPTNDLDVETLRALENAILDFPGCAMVISHDRWFLDRIATHILDYRDEGKVNFFEGNYSDYETWMKATYGSDAMQPHRIKYKKI, from the coding sequence ATGGCTCAGTATATTTACAGCATGTACCGCATGTCGAAAGTAGTGCCACCAAAACGCACTATTTTAAAAGACATTTCGCTGTCGTTTTTCCCAGGTGCAAAAATTGGTGTTTTGGGTTTAAACGGTTCAGGTAAATCCAGCTTGCTGCGCATTATGGCTGGCGTGGACACAGAGTTTGACGGTGAAGCCCGTCCTTTAGCTGGGATCAATATTGGTTATCTGCCACAGGAACCTCAGCTTGATCCGGAAAAAACTGTGCGTGAAGTGGTTGAAGAAGCAGTTTCCGATGTGAAAAACGCGTTAACCCGCTTGGATCAGGTCTATGCTGCTTATGCTGAAGAAAATGCAGACTTCGACGCTTTAGCCCGTGAACAAGGTGAGCTGGAAGCTATTATTCAGGCTAAAGAAGGTCATAACCTCGACAATATTCTTGACCGTGCTGCCGATGCTTTGCGTCTGCCAGCCTGGGATGCGGTGATTAAAAATTTATCAGGTGGTGAACGCCGGCGTGTTGCGATTTGTCGTTTGCTGTTAGAAAAACCAGACATGTTGCTGCTGGACGAACCGACTAACCACTTAGACGCTGAATCTGTGGCCTGGTTAGAACGTTTCCTGCACGATTACACAGGCACAGTTGTGGCTATTACCCACGACCGTTATTTCCTCGATAACGTGGCAGGCTGGATTTTAGAGCTGGACCGCGGTGAAGGTATTCCATGGGAAGGTAACTACTCGTCCTGGTTAGAGCAAAAAGATGCCCGTCTTGAGCAGGAAGAACGTAGCGAAAACGCGCGTCAGCGTTCTATCAAACAGGAATTGGAATGGGTTCGTACCAATCCAAAAGGCCGTCATGCCAAGAGCAAAGCCCGTATGGCCCGTTTTGAAGAACTGCAAAGCCAGGACTTCCAGAAACGTAACGAAACCAACGAGCTGTTTATTCCGCCAGGACCACGTTTAGGCGACAAAGTGCTGGAAGTGAAAAACCTGCGTAAAACCTTTGGCGATCGTGTCTTGATTGACGATTTAAGCTTCAGCATTCCAAAAGGTGCCATTGTAGGTATTATCGGCCCGAACGGTGCTGGTAAATCGACACTGTTTAAAATGATCACCGGCATGGAACAGGCTGATGGCGGCACTATTGAAGTCGGCGATACAGTTCAAATCGCCAGCGTTGATCAGTTCCGTGACAGCATGAATCCTAAAAACACTGTGTGGCAGGAAATCTCCAACGGTCAGGATATTCTGCAAATTGGTAACTTCCAGATTCCAAGCCGTGCTTATGTCGGTCGCTTTAACTTTAAAGGCAACGATCAACAGAAGTTTATCGGTGAATTGTCCGGTGGTGAGCGTAACCGTGTGCATTTAGCTGCGCTGTTAAAAGCTGGCGGCAACATGCTGTTACTCGATGAACCAACTAACGACCTGGACGTTGAGACATTACGTGCACTGGAAAACGCCATCCTCGACTTCCCTGGCTGCGCCATGGTGATCTCGCACGACCGTTGGTTCCTTGACCGTATTGCCACTCATATTCTGGATTACCGCGACGAAGGCAAAGTGAACTTCTTCGAAGGTAACTATTCAGACTACGAGACCTGGATGAAGGCCACCTACGGCTCAGATGCAATGCAACCGCACCGCATTAAATACAAAAAGATCTAA